A genomic window from Triticum urartu cultivar G1812 chromosome 7, Tu2.1, whole genome shotgun sequence includes:
- the LOC125522414 gene encoding uncharacterized protein LOC125522414 — protein sequence MDQGQGVAVTESLVTEMAQRLRTPAPEVDASVVCLISWAGSDGFDRRDYEPANVRIGPFHRDPSHPTENEKKDALHRLLPHDDERRAEDLNHYLHQMARVVPRARGCYSRWFSTIDTEEFKCMLLVDGCFLHSRFVPSRAAPAPVNDDITVDRDIVFLLENQLPFFVLVEVQKLIRADAEDSYSVVVDNVLGRIQALVRLNEYSAVTVPRPTTPPCHLLHLLYMYFRPTALPLNDAPAPAIPRTRSAVAAAPPPSSQPAPIPLLPLGNNRGAAANGNGAANEVIPPPPPGAPVRQTRWRAATYYHTAGVRFMARKVGSGDGEARSILDVGRRGDWLHIPVLAIDNNTFRMLRNMVALEQNSPQLRSSHVTAYCLFMSQLASTKEDVELLVAKGVIVHLLHSADDVAANLAGLCDGVVLDAYDRHLCYLRAEHAALEEVCRDGWKKSKAWLRHTKCNNYLMGLAVLAGAGLFFCTVEQSVFAALSYFQEKK from the exons ATGGATCAAG GCCAGGGTGTCGCCGTCACCGAGTCCCTGGTGACAGAGATGGCCCAGAGGCTAAGAACTCCGGCGCCGGAGGTGGACGCTTCCGTCGTCTGCCTCATCTCCTGGGCAGGCAGCGACGGCTTCGACCGCCGGGACTACGAACCGGCCAACGTGCGCATCGGCCCGTTCCACCGGGATCCTTCACACCCGACGGAGAACGAGAAGAAGGACGCGCTCCACCGCTTGCTCCCGCACGACGACGAGCGGCGTGCAGAGGATCTCAACCATTACCTGCACCAGATGGCTCGCGTCGTGCCCCGCGCAAGGGGGTGCTACAGCCGATGGTTCAGCACGATCGACACGGAGGAGTTCAAGTGCATGCTGCTGGTGGACGGATGCTTCCTGCACTCGCGCTTCGTCCCCAGCAGAGCAGCACCAGCGCCCGTCAACGACGACATCACGGTCGACCGCGacatcgtcttcctcctcgagAACCAGCTGCCCTTCTTCGTCCTGGTGGAGGTCCAGAAGCTAATCAGGGCTGATGCCGAGGATAGCTATTCCGTTGTCGTCGACAACGTCCTAGGGCGCATCCAAGCGCTGGTCCGGCTTAACGAGTACAGCGCCGTCACGGTGCCCCGCCCCACCACTCCTCCTTGCCACCTTCTTCACCTGCTCTACATGTACTTCCGGCCTACAGCCCTGCCCCTGAACGACGCCCCGGCTCCGGCTATTCCTCGGACGAGGAGTGCCGTTGCTGCTGCGCCTCCACCTTCGTCGCAGCCGGCTCCGATCCCGCTGCTTCCTCTCGGCAACAACCGGGGCGCCGCTGCAAATGGAAACGGCGCAGCCAATGAGGTCATCCCCCCACCACCACCTGGGGCCCCCGTGCGCCAGACGCGTTGGCGCGCGGCGACGTACTACCACACAGCCGGCGTGAGGTTCATGGCGCGGAAGGTTGgcagcggcgacggcgaggcgcgATCCATCCTGGACGTGGGGCGGAGAGGAGACTGGCTCCACATCCCTGTTCTGGCGATCGACAACAACACGTTCCGGATGCTGCGCAACATGGTGGCACTGGAGCAGAACAGCCCGCAGCTTCGCAGCTCCCACGTCACGGCCTACTGCCTCTTCATGTCGCAGCTGGCCAGCACCAAGGAAGACGTGGAGCTCCTCGTCGCCAAGGGGGTCATCGTGCACCTGCTCCACAGCGCCGACGATGTCGCGGCGAACCTGGCCGGGCTCTGCGACGGCGTTGTCCTCGACGCGTACGACCGGCACTTGTGCTACCTCAGGGCGGAGCATGCGGCGCTCGAGGAGGTCTGCCGGGACGGCTGGAAGAAGTCCAAGGCGTGGCTGCGGCACACCAAGTGCAACAACTATTTGATGGGGCTGGCCGTCCTCGCCGGTGCCGGCCTCTTCTTTTGCACGGTGGAGCAATCGGTCTTTGCTGCGCTAAGCTATTTTCAAGAGAAAAAATAA